The Grus americana isolate bGruAme1 chromosome 8, bGruAme1.mat, whole genome shotgun sequence genome includes a region encoding these proteins:
- the LOC129209139 gene encoding 14 kDa phosphohistidine phosphatase-like — MAAVRDVEIDPEGTFKYILVRLQRPGGEEQRDVVRGTKAAEFHNHIFEKVNPEMEKLGYECKCLGGGKIDHNSKDKKIRVFGLSTGYGKADHSVTAEILKKVYTDYEITWSDDKK, encoded by the exons ATGGCGGCGGTGCGGGACGTAGAAATCGACCCCGAGGGCACGTTCAAGTATATCCTGGTGCGCCTGCAGCGCCCGGGGGGCGAGGAGCAGCGGGACGTCGTCCGCGGCACTAAGGCGGCCGAGTTCCACA ATCACATATTTGAAAAAGTAAATCCTGAGATGGAAAAGCTGGGATATGAGTGCAAGTGCCTTGGAGGAGGGAAAATTGATCATAATagcaaagacaagaaaattaGGGTATTTGGGCTCTCTACA GGCTATGGAAAAGCAGATCATTCAGTGACTGCAGAGATACTGAAAAAAGTGTATACAGATTATGAAATTACATGGTCAGATGACAAGAAATAA
- the METTL18 gene encoding histidine protein methyltransferase 1 homolog, which translates to MAFQFNFSIDENESNEPDAHDKTDLQLCSPKHKQESTEKRKQTADTVADSRLGTDKHQDKTPSKKNVSFKAAKEHNIPEDLNKILENKVMETVADLYYINMSVVEMMCLDGTDREGIVSKSVSSHSDLIPGVYEGGLKVWECTFDLIDYFAEAEIQFTNKTVLDLGCGAGLLGIVALRGKAEKVHFQDYNSTVIDEITLPNVVANCINEGNRMGSRDSRKTSKPPLKRPKKAERLPNLLTNCRFFSGEWSEVTHLLLSSNKPFSKYDIILTSETIYNPDYYSALHDILAQLLHKNGRVYLASKVHYFGVGGGIYLFEKFIEERNVFSTSIVKIIDKGLQRCIMEMAFKDASENSTTGPSKIS; encoded by the coding sequence atggcttttcaatttaatttttctattgaTGAAAATGAGAGCAATGAACCAGACGCTCATGATAAGACGGACTTGCAGCTGTGCTCTCCAAAACACAAGCAGGAATCCACGGAAAAGAGGAAGCAAACTGCTGATACTGTAGCAGACTCCAGGCTGGGTACTGATAAGCACCAAGATAAGACACcatcaaagaaaaatgtctccTTTAAAGCTGCTAAGGAGCATAATATACCTGAGGATCTTAACaaaatattggaaaataaaGTCATGGAAACAGTAGCGGACCTGTATTACATAAACATGTCTGTAGTGGAAATGATGTGTTTGGATGGCACTGACAGAGAAGGCATCGTGTCTAAAAGTGTTTCTTCTCACTCCGATCTCATCCCAGGAGTCTATGAGGGAGGACTGAAAGTCTGGGAATGCACCTTTGATCTCATAGACTACTTTGCCGAAGCTGAAATACAGTTTACCAACAAGACGGTATTGGATcttggctgtggggctggacTGCTGGGAATAGTTGCATTAAGGGGAAAAGCCGAAAAAGTCCATTTTCAGGACTACAACAGCACAGTGATTGATGAAATAACCTTGCCTAACGTGGTGGCCAACTGTATAAACGAAGGCAATAGGATGGGCAgtagagacagcagaaaaacaagcaagccTCCTTTGAAGAGGCCCAAGAAAGCAGAGCGCTTACCTAATCTGCTCACcaactgcagatttttttctggagagtGGTCTGAAGTCACCCACCTCCTGTTAAGCAGCAACAAACCCTTTTCAAAGTACGATATAATTCTCACATCTGAGACCATCTATAATCCCGACTACTACAGTGCTTTGCATGATATACTGGCTCAGCTCTTACATAAGAATGGCCGTGTGTATTTGGCAAGCAAAGTACATTATTTTGGGGTTGGTGGTGGTATCTACCTCTTTGAGAAATTCATTGAGGAGAGAAACGTGTTTAGTACCAGCATAGTTAAAATAATTGATAAAGGACTGCAGCGATGTATTATGGAAATGGCCTTTAAAGATGCCAGTGAAAATTCAACCACTGGTCCTTCAAAAATATCTTAG